One Candidatus Krumholzibacteriia bacterium genomic region harbors:
- a CDS encoding RNA pseudouridine synthase yields the protein MTQHIQVLLEDNHLLGVLKPAGLLAQGDRTGDPTALAQARAYIKERYAKPGDVYLGLVHRIDRPVSGVMVFARTSKAASRLARAFHDRVVEKCYLAVVVGSMPDDTGELSGFIERTHTRSRMAAADGPRAREASLEYRVLARSELTLPTRDRRRKAPARMVSLVEINPRTGRHHQIRLQFSAAGFPLLGDLKYRAPEPLPERAIALHAARLRFPHPVGGETVELAAAPPDVIPWTLFGAAIARWLNSPAP from the coding sequence ATGACGCAACACATCCAGGTCCTCCTCGAAGACAACCACCTGCTCGGCGTCCTCAAACCGGCGGGCCTGCTGGCCCAGGGCGACCGCACGGGCGACCCGACCGCGCTGGCGCAGGCGCGCGCGTACATCAAGGAGCGCTACGCCAAGCCCGGCGACGTGTACCTGGGGCTGGTGCACCGCATCGACCGGCCGGTGTCCGGCGTAATGGTATTTGCGCGCACCTCCAAGGCGGCGTCGCGCCTGGCGCGCGCGTTTCACGACCGGGTGGTGGAGAAGTGCTACCTTGCGGTGGTGGTGGGATCGATGCCGGACGACACCGGCGAGTTGAGTGGTTTCATCGAGCGCACGCACACCCGCTCGCGCATGGCCGCTGCGGACGGCCCGCGCGCCCGCGAGGCGTCGCTCGAATACCGCGTGCTGGCTCGCTCCGAGTTGACGTTGCCGACGCGCGATCGCCGCCGCAAGGCGCCGGCGCGGATGGTATCGCTGGTGGAGATCAACCCGCGCACGGGGCGGCACCACCAGATCCGGCTGCAATTCTCGGCGGCAGGATTTCCGCTGCTGGGGGACCTGAAGTACCGCGCGCCCGAGCCGTTGCCGGAACGCGCCATCGCGCTGCACGCCGCGCGCCTGCGCTTTCCGCACCCGGTGGGGGGAGAGACGGTTGAGCTGGCCGCGGCGCCGCCGGACGTCATCCCGTGGACGCTGTTCGGCGCGGCCATCGCGCGCTGGCTCAATTCTCCCGCGCCATAG